One window of Mucilaginibacter inviolabilis genomic DNA carries:
- a CDS encoding NADH-quinone oxidoreductase subunit C: MMFNDIKALLTEKFGETVIVGEETGGLQPALLINPDDITVVCLELRNNSKTYFDFLSSLSGVHYNDEDNRYGVVYHLASIPYKAQLTLKVSKPHNRESTDLPEFKSITSVYRTADWHEREAYDLLGIFFEGHPDLRRILLPDDWEGFPLRKDYQNAEYYKGIKID, translated from the coding sequence ATGATGTTTAACGATATCAAAGCATTACTTACCGAAAAATTTGGTGAGACCGTAATTGTTGGCGAAGAAACTGGCGGGTTGCAACCCGCCTTGTTGATCAATCCTGATGATATTACAGTGGTGTGCCTGGAGCTGCGTAATAATTCCAAAACTTATTTTGATTTTCTGTCGAGCCTGAGTGGGGTGCATTACAATGATGAGGATAACCGTTATGGCGTGGTTTATCACCTGGCTTCTATACCTTATAAAGCCCAACTTACGCTAAAGGTAAGTAAACCCCACAACCGGGAAAGCACAGATTTGCCCGAGTTTAAAAGCATAACCAGCGTATACCGCACTGCTGACTGGCACGAGCGTGAAGCCTATGATCTATTAGGTATATTTTTTGAAGGTCACCCAGATCTGCGCCGGATATTATTGCCCGACGATTGGGAAGGTTTTCCACTCCGGAAAGATTACCAGAACGCAGAATATTATAAAGGGATCAAGATAGATTGA
- the pdxH gene encoding pyridoxamine 5'-phosphate oxidase — protein MNQQEIQNLRQDYTAATLSEKDTKGDPINQFEQWFNEALAAKLHEPNAMTLATATTNGKPSARIVLLKGFNQHGFIFYTNYLSRKGKEITKNPQGAITFFWGELERQVRIEGTIEKLSKEDSERYFHSRPKGSQIGAIVSPQSQEIEGRDELEKKWGELEAEYEGKEVPKPSFWGGYILNPQLVEFWQGRSSRLHDRILYKKVDKKSWKKVRLAP, from the coding sequence ATGAATCAGCAGGAAATACAAAATTTAAGGCAGGATTATACTGCCGCTACATTATCCGAAAAAGATACCAAAGGCGACCCGATAAATCAGTTCGAACAATGGTTTAACGAAGCTTTAGCCGCAAAATTGCATGAGCCTAATGCCATGACACTGGCTACAGCTACTACAAACGGAAAACCATCGGCTCGTATCGTGTTGTTAAAAGGCTTTAATCAGCATGGTTTCATATTCTATACCAATTACTTAAGCAGGAAGGGTAAGGAGATAACCAAGAACCCTCAGGGAGCTATTACTTTTTTTTGGGGCGAACTGGAACGTCAGGTGCGTATTGAGGGTACGATAGAAAAATTAAGTAAGGAAGATTCTGAAAGATATTTCCACTCAAGGCCAAAAGGCAGCCAGATAGGGGCCATAGTTTCACCACAAAGCCAGGAGATAGAAGGGCGTGATGAATTGGAAAAAAAATGGGGCGAATTAGAAGCCGAATACGAAGGCAAGGAAGTGCCAAAGCCATCATTTTGGGGCGGCTATATCCTAAACCCGCAATTGGTTGAGTTTTGGCAGGGGCGCTCAAGCCGTTTGCACGACCGTATCCTATATAAAAAGGTTGATAAAAAAAGCTGGAAAAAAGTACGTTTGGCACCATGA
- a CDS encoding YqgE/AlgH family protein: MLSPIPAAAGRLLISEPFMMDPNFKRSVILLTEYSADGAMGFILNHHSEYMLGDVLPDVSYSEMPVYDGGPVAKNTLHFMHCCPEKIEGGIEIAEGVFWGGDFEQAKELISNYQLTEHEIKFFAGYSGWTSQQLDEEILQDSWIVAEKFKSETLFSNDEQNLWKEVVIGLGQRYAHIANFPENPALN; encoded by the coding sequence ATGCTTAGTCCTATTCCGGCAGCCGCTGGGCGTCTGCTCATTTCGGAGCCTTTTATGATGGATCCGAATTTTAAAAGATCGGTTATCTTACTAACAGAATACTCTGCCGACGGCGCTATGGGGTTTATTTTAAACCATCACAGTGAATATATGCTGGGTGATGTTTTACCAGATGTTTCTTACTCTGAAATGCCGGTTTATGACGGCGGACCTGTAGCCAAAAACACCCTGCACTTTATGCACTGTTGCCCCGAAAAGATAGAGGGCGGCATTGAAATAGCCGAAGGCGTATTTTGGGGTGGCGATTTTGAACAGGCAAAAGAATTAATATCAAATTACCAGTTAACCGAACACGAGATCAAGTTTTTTGCTGGGTACTCCGGCTGGACGTCCCAGCAACTTGATGAAGAAATACTGCAAGACAGCTGGATAGTTGCCGAGAAATTTAAATCAGAAACACTATTCTCTAATGATGAGCAAAACCTTTGGAAAGAAGTAGTTATAGGCCTGGGCCAGCGTTACGCCCACATTGCCAACTTCCCGGAAAATCCGGCTTTGAATTGA
- the purE gene encoding 5-(carboxyamino)imidazole ribonucleotide mutase: MSQPKVAIIMGSKSDLGVMQDAADVLKELGVDYEITVVSAHRTPDRMFSYARAAADRGIKVIIAGAGGAAHLPGMVASLTHLPVIGVPVKSSNSIDGWDSILSILQMPNGIPVATVALNAAKNAGILAAQILSTADEYLVRNLISFKDDLKKKVEDSAKEMEG; encoded by the coding sequence ATGAGCCAGCCAAAAGTAGCCATCATCATGGGCAGCAAATCCGATTTAGGCGTGATGCAGGATGCCGCCGATGTTTTAAAAGAATTAGGTGTAGATTATGAGATCACCGTAGTATCGGCACATCGTACGCCAGACAGGATGTTCAGTTACGCCCGCGCTGCTGCCGATCGTGGTATTAAGGTAATCATTGCCGGTGCCGGTGGCGCCGCGCATTTGCCGGGCATGGTAGCTTCGTTAACACATTTACCTGTAATCGGCGTTCCTGTAAAATCAAGTAATTCCATTGATGGCTGGGACTCGATATTATCCATATTGCAAATGCCAAATGGTATCCCTGTGGCTACTGTTGCCCTTAATGCGGCAAAAAACGCCGGTATACTGGCCGCGCAGATATTATCTACAGCTGATGAATACCTGGTTAGAAATCTCATCAGCTTTAAAGATGACCTTAAAAAGAAAGTAGAGGATTCTGCAAAGGAAATGGAAGGGTAG
- a CDS encoding 5-(carboxyamino)imidazole ribonucleotide synthase, with product MKAFYGDLKLGILGGGQLGRMLIQQAINYNVTIKVLDPDREAPCRKLCDEFTIGSLSDYETVYNFGKNVDMITIEIEKVNVDALEQLEREGVMVYPQSRIIRLIQDKGLQKQFFKENGIPTADFQIISSAQQLQQSFIPFPYIQKLRKDGYDGKGVYKVVDESYLPGAFKEPSLIEKWIDFEKEIAVIVARNEKGDVSTFPLVEMEFNPQANLVEFLISPSTLPFEILERAEQIAKKIAESLKIVGILAVEMFLDKHGKILVNELAPRPHNSGHQTIEGNVVSQFEQHLRAIFNQPLGDTACLNNAIMVNILGEVGYEGPAIYQGIEKILKTPGVYVHLYGKALTKPFRKMGHVTIVDSDRKKAIEKARFVQQTLKVIS from the coding sequence ATGAAAGCATTCTACGGAGATTTAAAATTAGGTATCCTGGGCGGCGGCCAGCTTGGTCGTATGCTGATACAACAGGCCATAAATTATAATGTTACCATAAAAGTTCTTGATCCCGATCGGGAGGCGCCTTGCCGTAAGCTCTGTGATGAGTTTACTATAGGTTCGCTGAGCGATTATGAGACTGTTTACAATTTTGGTAAAAATGTAGACATGATCACCATTGAGATAGAGAAGGTGAATGTTGATGCGCTTGAACAACTGGAGCGTGAAGGGGTGATGGTTTATCCACAGTCACGAATCATCAGGCTGATACAGGATAAGGGCTTGCAAAAGCAATTTTTTAAAGAAAATGGCATCCCAACGGCCGATTTTCAGATCATATCATCAGCGCAACAACTACAGCAAAGTTTTATCCCGTTTCCGTATATTCAAAAATTGCGCAAAGATGGTTACGACGGTAAAGGCGTTTATAAAGTAGTCGACGAAAGCTACTTACCTGGCGCTTTCAAAGAGCCCAGCCTGATCGAAAAATGGATCGATTTTGAAAAAGAAATAGCTGTAATCGTGGCTCGGAATGAAAAAGGTGATGTAAGTACATTTCCGTTGGTAGAGATGGAGTTTAACCCACAAGCCAATCTTGTTGAATTCCTGATATCACCATCAACCTTACCGTTCGAAATATTAGAACGGGCCGAACAAATTGCCAAAAAGATTGCCGAGAGCCTTAAAATTGTAGGTATTCTGGCCGTTGAAATGTTTTTAGACAAACATGGTAAAATACTGGTAAATGAGCTGGCACCACGTCCGCACAACAGTGGGCACCAAACTATTGAGGGAAATGTGGTTTCGCAGTTTGAGCAGCATTTGAGAGCTATATTTAATCAGCCGTTGGGTGATACGGCCTGCCTTAACAATGCCATTATGGTAAACATTTTAGGCGAAGTAGGCTATGAAGGGCCGGCCATATACCAGGGTATCGAAAAAATACTGAAAACTCCAGGTGTATATGTGCACTTATACGGAAAAGCCCTAACTAAACCTTTCCGTAAAATGGGTCACGTAACCATTGTTGACTCTGACCGGAAAAAAGCCATTGAAAAAGCAAGGTTTGTGCAGCAAACGCTGAAGGTGATAAGTTAG